Genomic window (Pseudomonas xantholysinigenes):
ATTTCATGACCGAGCACAACCATTGGACGATCGAATCGCTGCACAACGCCCTACAGGGCCTTGAGGACGTGCAAGGCGGGGCGATCGGTTTGTCCCTGCAACAGGGGGCCGAGCCCAGCCTGAAACTGGTGATGCACGAACTGGACGGCCTGCCGCTGTACATCGCCGTGGCCGGCGAACAGATCCTGGTCGACACACTGTTGGTGGAGGCCTCGCAGGTCAAGGACCGGGCCGCCTTCAACGATGCGGTCTTACGCACCCGCGACGTCTTCCCGCTGTCGTCCATCGGCCTGCACACGCTGCCTTCGGGCGAGTCGGTGTACACCATGTTCGGCGCCCTGAGCGCGGCCTCGTCGCTGGACAACATCGCCCAGGAGATCTACACCCTGGCCGACAATGTCATCACCGCCGCCGAAGACTTCGAAGACTACTTCACCCGCTGATTGCCCGGAGATTTACCATGAGCCTGTTGAAAAAGATCGTGACCGCCCTGCGTGGTGGCGCTTCGGAAGTCGGTGAAGCAATCGTCGACTCCCAAGCCCTGCGCATCCTCGACCAGGAGATCCGCGACGCCGACAACAACCTGATCGATGCGCGCAACCAGCTGGTCAAGATCATGGCCAAGCACAAGACTGCGCAGCAGCGCATCGGCG
Coding sequences:
- a CDS encoding YjfI family protein; translation: MAGKKSSTDYMRDMRARLKAAGLVKRELWILPEHAAALRGIEKALRQPRAGNQVRTEDFMTEHNHWTIESLHNALQGLEDVQGGAIGLSLQQGAEPSLKLVMHELDGLPLYIAVAGEQILVDTLLVEASQVKDRAAFNDAVLRTRDVFPLSSIGLHTLPSGESVYTMFGALSAASSLDNIAQEIYTLADNVITAAEDFEDYFTR